Proteins co-encoded in one Azospirillum brasilense genomic window:
- a CDS encoding efflux RND transporter periplasmic adaptor subunit, with amino-acid sequence MIDAARSDGLTAKPRRRLLLPLLIAGALAAGGVAWKATSSHDAVAPAAAGLPPAERPVELSPVELTRMAPRRLTELVRLSGSVKPMEQSMVKSEVAARLVEVPLREGQAVRKGEVLARFDTVELQAKLDEKLSNLEGAKAQLVLADKTRAKNLALRQKDIVSETNMDQAQSTFRFQQATVAALEAQVDLARKALRDAVVASPIDGTLAERAVNPGETLAVNAKMFSVVDLSRVEVEAAVPADDVARLKPGQTVRLRVEGFGDRDFIGRIARINPMARAGTRSIPVYIVLDNADGALRGGMFAAGDAVVDEVEGAFALPPAAVRHDQDGDFVLVVSGGRVERRKVEVLGAWSRGDLVQVRGLADGDLAVTAPLPGLTAGRAVKVMGS; translated from the coding sequence ATGATCGACGCCGCCCGTTCCGATGGTCTCACCGCCAAGCCGCGGCGCCGCCTGCTGCTGCCCCTGCTGATCGCCGGCGCGCTGGCCGCGGGCGGCGTCGCCTGGAAGGCCACGAGCAGCCACGACGCGGTGGCCCCCGCCGCGGCCGGCCTGCCCCCGGCGGAACGGCCGGTGGAGCTGTCGCCCGTCGAGCTGACCCGGATGGCCCCGCGCCGGCTGACCGAGCTGGTGCGGCTCAGCGGCTCCGTGAAGCCGATGGAACAGTCCATGGTCAAGTCGGAGGTCGCCGCCCGGCTGGTCGAGGTGCCGCTGCGCGAAGGGCAGGCCGTCCGGAAGGGCGAGGTGCTGGCCCGCTTCGACACGGTGGAGCTTCAGGCCAAGCTGGACGAGAAGCTGAGCAATCTGGAGGGCGCCAAGGCGCAGCTCGTCCTGGCGGACAAGACCCGCGCCAAGAACCTGGCGCTGCGCCAGAAGGACATCGTCTCGGAAACCAACATGGACCAGGCGCAGAGCACATTCCGCTTCCAGCAGGCCACCGTCGCGGCGCTGGAGGCCCAGGTGGACCTTGCCCGCAAGGCGCTGCGCGACGCGGTGGTGGCGAGCCCGATCGACGGTACGCTGGCCGAGCGCGCGGTCAACCCCGGCGAGACTCTGGCGGTCAACGCCAAGATGTTCTCCGTCGTCGATCTCAGCCGCGTCGAGGTCGAGGCGGCGGTGCCCGCCGACGACGTCGCCCGGCTGAAGCCCGGCCAGACCGTGCGGCTGCGGGTTGAAGGTTTCGGCGACCGCGACTTCATCGGCCGGATCGCCCGCATCAACCCGATGGCCCGTGCCGGGACCCGCTCCATTCCCGTCTACATCGTGCTGGACAACGCCGATGGCGCGCTGCGCGGCGGCATGTTCGCCGCGGGCGATGCCGTCGTGGACGAGGTGGAGGGCGCCTTCGCCCTGCCCCCGGCGGCGGTCCGCCACGACCAGGACGGCGACTTCGTGCTGGTCGTCTCCGGGGGCCGGGTGGAGCGCCGCAAGGTCGAGGTGCTGGGTGCCTGGTCGCGCGGGGATCTCGTGCAGGTGCGCGGGCTGGCCGACGGCGATCTGGCGGTGACCGCCCCCCTGCCCGGCCTGACCGCCGGGCGGGCCGTCAAGGTCATGGGATCGTAA
- a CDS encoding efflux RND transporter permease subunit, translated as MTLSELCIRRPVMTILLTAALVLGGLAAYRQLPVAALPRVDFPVINVSATLPGASPETMAASVASPLEREFSTIAGIDTITSTSSLGNTSITIQFVLERDIDAAAQDVQAAIARTQRRLPAEMTTAPSYRKVNPADQPVLMLALSSPTLTLSSLNDFAETAVQPKVATLPGVAQVQIYGAQKYAVRVQVDPNALAVRGIGIDELQKSLAAANANTPVGTLSGAKQQLVLAANPQLPDAEAFRGLIVAYRNGAPVRLGDVATVLDSVENARTASWHNGTRAIVMAVQRQPDANTVDVVDRVRNLLPTFRAQLPPSAKVEVVNDRSTSIREAVEDVQFTLGLTIALVVLVIFLFLRRLTATMIPALTVPISLIATAGGMHLMGFSIDNISLMALTLAVGLVVDDAIVMMENIVRYVEEGMPPFEAALKGSREIGFTIISITVSLVAVFIPILLMGGVVGRVFHEFALVVTMAISASAFVALTLTPMMCARMLTHEPHGAKEGWFGRVLEGGFSALHRGYAVTLRLALRHRPVMGLVMIATVVGSALLFQAIPKGFFPTEDIGQITVSTEAAPDISFPAMAERQQEVARIIKAHPAVADMTSSVAIGGNSVNTGRMFVVLKPRAERPPAGEVIQQLRRQLAGIPDMAVYMQPVQNLRIGGRSSKNEFQYTIQGLNTEELYAWSARLERAMHDIPILQDVTSDLQLNSPQAYVHVDREKAATLGIGVDQVRSTLYSAFGQRQVSTIYTPTNDYQVLIELAPKYQQDDNALSRIYVRSGSGKLVPLDAFASVQRTAGPLTVNHQGQLPAVTLSFNVAPGHSLGEAVNAVRQAEMEMALPPGITTGFAGTAQVFEDAQKSQGLLLLAAVLVIYIVLGVLYESFIHPLTILSGLPSAAIGALATLMVFGQELSVIAIIGILMLIGIVKKNAIMMIDFAIDAQRNQGMTAREAIEQACLLRFRPIMMTTMAAIMGTLPIAVAHGAAAELRQPLGLAVVGGLCVSQILTLYITPVLFLYMEDAGNAVSRLWKRRSGVTPEAPHPVPGAE; from the coding sequence ATGACCCTCTCGGAGCTGTGCATCCGCCGTCCGGTGATGACCATCCTGCTGACGGCGGCGCTGGTTCTGGGAGGCCTCGCCGCCTACCGGCAACTGCCCGTCGCGGCGCTGCCGCGGGTGGATTTCCCGGTCATCAACGTCTCCGCCACGCTGCCCGGGGCCAGCCCGGAAACCATGGCGGCCTCGGTCGCCAGCCCGCTGGAGCGCGAGTTCTCGACCATCGCCGGCATCGACACGATCACCTCGACGTCGAGCCTCGGCAACACCTCGATCACCATCCAGTTCGTCCTGGAGCGCGACATCGACGCCGCCGCCCAGGACGTGCAGGCGGCCATCGCCCGCACCCAGCGCCGTCTGCCGGCGGAGATGACCACCGCGCCCAGCTACCGAAAGGTGAACCCGGCCGACCAGCCGGTGCTGATGCTGGCGCTGTCGTCGCCGACGCTGACCCTGTCGTCGCTGAACGACTTCGCCGAGACCGCGGTCCAGCCCAAGGTCGCCACCCTGCCGGGCGTCGCCCAGGTGCAGATCTACGGCGCGCAGAAATACGCCGTGCGCGTCCAGGTCGACCCCAACGCGCTGGCCGTGCGCGGCATCGGCATCGACGAGCTTCAGAAATCGCTGGCCGCCGCCAACGCCAACACCCCGGTCGGCACGCTGTCCGGCGCCAAGCAGCAGCTCGTGCTTGCCGCCAACCCGCAGCTTCCTGACGCCGAAGCCTTCCGCGGCCTGATCGTCGCCTACCGCAACGGCGCCCCGGTCCGTCTGGGCGACGTGGCGACCGTGCTGGACAGCGTCGAGAACGCCCGAACGGCGAGCTGGCACAACGGCACCCGCGCCATCGTCATGGCGGTGCAGCGCCAGCCCGACGCCAACACGGTGGACGTGGTCGACCGGGTGCGCAACCTGCTGCCCACCTTCCGCGCGCAGCTTCCGCCCAGCGCCAAGGTCGAGGTGGTGAACGACCGCTCCACCTCGATCCGCGAGGCGGTGGAGGACGTGCAGTTCACGCTGGGCCTGACCATCGCGCTCGTCGTGCTGGTCATCTTCCTGTTCCTGCGCCGCCTGACGGCGACGATGATTCCGGCGCTGACCGTTCCGATCTCGCTGATCGCGACGGCGGGCGGGATGCATTTGATGGGCTTCTCCATCGACAACATCTCGCTGATGGCGCTGACGCTGGCGGTCGGCCTCGTCGTCGACGACGCCATCGTGATGATGGAGAACATCGTCCGCTACGTCGAAGAGGGGATGCCGCCCTTCGAGGCGGCGCTCAAGGGCTCGCGGGAGATCGGCTTCACCATCATCTCCATCACCGTGTCGCTGGTGGCCGTCTTCATCCCGATCCTGCTGATGGGCGGGGTGGTCGGGCGCGTCTTCCACGAGTTCGCGCTGGTGGTGACCATGGCGATCAGCGCCTCGGCCTTCGTGGCGCTGACGCTGACGCCGATGATGTGCGCCCGCATGCTGACCCACGAACCGCATGGCGCCAAGGAGGGCTGGTTCGGCCGCGTCCTGGAAGGCGGGTTCAGCGCGCTGCACCGCGGCTACGCCGTGACCCTGCGGCTGGCGCTGAGGCACCGCCCGGTGATGGGGCTGGTGATGATCGCGACGGTGGTCGGCTCCGCCCTGCTGTTCCAGGCGATTCCCAAGGGCTTCTTCCCGACCGAGGACATCGGCCAGATCACCGTCTCGACGGAGGCCGCGCCCGACATCTCCTTCCCGGCCATGGCCGAGCGGCAGCAGGAGGTGGCGCGGATCATCAAGGCCCACCCGGCGGTGGCGGACATGACCTCGTCGGTCGCCATCGGCGGCAACTCGGTCAACACCGGCCGCATGTTCGTCGTGCTGAAGCCGCGCGCCGAACGTCCGCCGGCCGGCGAGGTGATCCAGCAGCTCCGCCGCCAGCTCGCCGGCATCCCCGACATGGCGGTCTACATGCAGCCGGTGCAGAATCTCCGCATCGGTGGCCGTTCCTCCAAGAACGAGTTTCAGTACACGATCCAGGGCCTGAACACGGAAGAGCTGTACGCCTGGTCCGCAAGGCTGGAACGGGCGATGCACGACATCCCGATCCTGCAGGACGTGACCAGCGACCTCCAGCTCAACAGCCCCCAGGCCTATGTGCATGTGGATCGCGAAAAGGCGGCGACGCTGGGGATCGGGGTCGATCAGGTGCGCTCCACCCTCTACAGCGCTTTCGGCCAGCGGCAGGTTTCGACGATCTACACGCCGACCAACGACTATCAGGTGCTGATCGAGCTGGCGCCGAAGTACCAGCAGGACGACAACGCGCTGTCGCGAATCTATGTGCGCTCCGGCTCCGGCAAGCTGGTGCCGCTGGACGCCTTCGCCAGCGTGCAGCGCACCGCCGGTCCGCTGACGGTCAATCACCAGGGCCAGTTGCCCGCCGTCACCCTGTCCTTCAACGTGGCGCCCGGCCATTCGCTGGGCGAGGCGGTGAACGCCGTCCGGCAGGCGGAGATGGAGATGGCCCTGCCGCCGGGCATCACCACCGGCTTCGCCGGCACCGCCCAGGTGTTCGAGGACGCGCAGAAGAGCCAGGGGCTGCTGCTGCTCGCCGCGGTGCTGGTGATCTACATCGTGCTCGGCGTGCTGTACGAGAGCTTCATCCACCCGCTGACCATTCTGTCCGGCCTGCCGTCCGCGGCCATCGGGGCGCTGGCGACGCTGATGGTGTTCGGGCAGGAGCTGAGCGTCATCGCGATCATCGGCATCCTGATGCTGATCGGCATCGTGAAGAAGAACGCGATCATGATGATCGACTTCGCCATCGACGCGCAGCGCAACCAGGGCATGACCGCGCGCGAGGCGATCGAGCAGGCCTGCCTGCTGCGCTTCCGCCCGATCATGATGACGACGATGGCGGCGATCATGGGCACCCTGCCCATCGCCGTCGCCCACGGCGCCGCCGCGGAGCTTCGCCAGCCGCTCGGCCTCGCGGTGGTCGGCGGCCTGTGCGTGTCGCAGATCCTGACGCTCTACATCACGCCGGTGCTGTTCCTCTACATGGAGGACGCCGGCAACGCCGTCTCCCGCCTGTGGAAACGCCGGTCCGGCGTCACCCCGGAGGCGCCGCACCCGGTGCCGGGCGCGGAGTGA
- a CDS encoding LysR substrate-binding domain-containing protein gives MRFDLTDLRLFLNVAEAESITHGAERTHLALASASARIRGMEETLGVPLLERGRRGVSPTPAGEALVHHARLLLQQVERMRGELGDYAKGLKGHVRLLSNTAALAEFLPEALAPFLAAHPNIDIDLEERPSHEIVRAVAEGLADAGVVSDHADLSGLEVFPFRTDRMVLVTPHGHPLANRRSVALREVLEEDFVGLATRNALQQHINEHAIRAGHPLKLRVRVRGFDGICRMVEQGVGLGIVPEASAKRCRRFTKIRTVPLTDPWAVRSLVVCVRRLDALPGHSRELVKRLAGGAN, from the coding sequence ATGCGCTTCGACCTGACCGACCTGCGGCTGTTCCTGAACGTGGCGGAGGCGGAGAGCATCACCCACGGGGCGGAGCGGACACACCTGGCCCTCGCCTCGGCGAGCGCGCGCATCCGCGGGATGGAGGAGACGCTCGGCGTGCCGCTGCTGGAGCGCGGACGGCGCGGCGTCAGCCCGACCCCGGCGGGTGAGGCGCTCGTCCACCACGCCCGTCTTCTCCTCCAGCAGGTCGAGCGGATGCGGGGGGAGCTGGGCGATTACGCGAAGGGGCTGAAGGGGCATGTCCGGCTGCTGTCCAACACCGCCGCCCTGGCCGAATTCCTGCCCGAGGCCCTGGCGCCCTTCCTCGCCGCCCACCCCAACATCGACATCGACCTGGAGGAGAGGCCCAGCCACGAGATCGTGCGGGCGGTGGCGGAAGGGCTGGCCGACGCCGGGGTGGTGTCCGATCACGCGGACCTGTCGGGGCTGGAGGTCTTTCCCTTCCGCACCGACCGCATGGTGCTGGTCACGCCGCACGGCCACCCGCTGGCCAACCGCCGCAGCGTCGCCCTCCGCGAGGTTCTGGAGGAGGATTTCGTCGGGCTGGCGACGCGCAACGCCCTTCAGCAGCACATCAACGAGCACGCCATCCGCGCCGGGCATCCGCTGAAGTTGCGCGTGCGCGTCCGCGGATTCGACGGGATCTGCCGGATGGTCGAGCAGGGGGTGGGGCTCGGCATCGTCCCGGAGGCCTCAGCAAAGCGCTGCCGCCGCTTCACGAAGATCCGCACGGTGCCCCTCACCGACCCCTGGGCGGTGCGGTCCCTGGTCGTCTGCGTCCGCCGGCTGGACGCGCTGCCCGGTCACAGCCGCGAACTGGTGAAGCGGCTGGCCGGCGGCGCGAACTAG
- a CDS encoding TetR/AcrR family transcriptional regulator — protein MPDSSPLPPSRRSRRKEARPAEVIEAARDLFISRGFAATKLEHVARKAGVSVGLPYLYFENKEGLFKAVVRQSILPQFQMGEDLLDSFTGSSEEFLRGLARGFWEMEQSPNAGLSKLVIAEAQNFPDLARFYMEEVVLRGRRFFARILHRGIERGEFRPVDVEQMARVIAAPLSMLSLWNHSLRPFEPDPAAASAESYLDAYLDLVLNGLRAEPKDRTP, from the coding sequence ATGCCCGACAGCTCTCCTCTTCCCCCCTCCCGCCGGTCCCGGCGCAAGGAGGCCCGCCCCGCCGAGGTGATCGAGGCGGCGCGCGACCTGTTCATCTCGCGCGGATTTGCCGCAACCAAGCTGGAGCATGTCGCCCGCAAGGCCGGTGTCAGCGTCGGGTTGCCCTACCTCTATTTCGAGAACAAGGAAGGGCTGTTCAAAGCGGTCGTCCGGCAGTCCATCCTGCCGCAGTTCCAGATGGGCGAGGATCTGCTGGACAGCTTCACGGGCAGCAGCGAGGAGTTCCTGCGCGGCCTTGCCCGCGGCTTCTGGGAGATGGAGCAGAGCCCCAACGCCGGCCTGTCGAAGCTGGTCATCGCCGAGGCGCAGAACTTCCCCGACCTCGCCCGCTTCTACATGGAGGAGGTCGTCCTGCGCGGGCGGCGCTTCTTCGCGCGCATCCTGCACCGCGGCATCGAGCGCGGGGAGTTCCGGCCCGTCGACGTGGAGCAGATGGCCCGCGTCATCGCCGCCCCGCTCAGCATGCTCTCGCTGTGGAACCACTCGCTGCGTCCCTTCGAACCGGACCCCGCCGCGGCCTCCGCCGAATCCTACCTCGACGCCTATCTCGACCTCGTCCTCAACGGGCTGAGGGCCGAACCCAAGGACCGCACCCCATGA
- a CDS encoding lytic transglycosylase domain-containing protein, with amino-acid sequence MAYRDFTAARAAGAALILALGLAGCASNAPETAELVVKAPEVAEVPIDPKDPLGRWVPHIREASERFDVPEKWIRAVMMRESGGRAVVNGRTITSHAGAIGLMQVMPGTYDMMRTQYGLGSDPSDPRDNILAGTAYLREMYDLFGAPGFLAAYNCGPACYASHLAGKQRLPRETRMYIAALTPNLRGVAPREPSQAAGASAIEVAIVPASAPTPHSAAVAAKPPTKPAVPEPVAVAAVVPEPVAPVPQTPATPAPVAVAALEPRPAPLVVEPMGRGEARPPAEFVAATDRDAPVAARSGRTPSRTVETLVAEAMLPPHAVGKGERVVIRFVSQRSGGCGSLEGRDRVCVALAGGEGAGL; translated from the coding sequence GTGGCTTATCGCGACTTCACCGCGGCCCGCGCCGCCGGTGCCGCCCTGATTCTCGCCCTCGGCTTGGCGGGTTGCGCCTCGAACGCTCCGGAAACGGCGGAGCTTGTCGTCAAGGCCCCGGAGGTGGCCGAAGTCCCGATTGATCCGAAGGACCCGCTCGGCCGCTGGGTTCCCCACATCCGCGAGGCGTCGGAACGGTTCGACGTGCCGGAGAAGTGGATCAGGGCCGTGATGATGCGGGAGAGCGGCGGGCGTGCGGTGGTGAACGGACGCACCATCACCAGCCATGCCGGCGCCATCGGGCTGATGCAGGTGATGCCCGGCACCTACGACATGATGCGCACGCAGTACGGGCTGGGGTCCGATCCGTCCGATCCGCGCGACAACATCCTGGCCGGCACCGCGTATCTGCGGGAGATGTACGACCTGTTCGGCGCGCCGGGCTTCCTCGCCGCCTACAATTGCGGCCCGGCCTGCTACGCCTCGCACCTCGCGGGCAAGCAGCGGCTGCCGCGCGAAACCCGGATGTACATCGCGGCCTTGACGCCGAACCTGCGCGGCGTTGCGCCGCGCGAGCCGTCGCAGGCGGCGGGCGCCAGCGCGATCGAGGTCGCCATCGTTCCGGCGAGCGCCCCCACGCCGCATTCCGCGGCGGTGGCCGCCAAGCCCCCCACCAAGCCGGCGGTCCCGGAACCGGTCGCCGTCGCCGCGGTGGTCCCGGAACCGGTGGCGCCGGTGCCGCAGACCCCGGCCACCCCGGCACCGGTCGCCGTTGCCGCCCTGGAGCCCCGCCCGGCTCCGCTCGTGGTGGAACCCATGGGTCGCGGCGAGGCCCGCCCGCCGGCGGAATTCGTCGCCGCCACCGACCGGGACGCGCCGGTCGCCGCCCGCTCCGGACGGACGCCGTCGCGGACGGTGGAAACCCTGGTCGCCGAGGCGATGCTGCCGCCCCACGCGGTCGGCAAGGGGGAACGGGTGGTCATCCGCTTCGTGTCCCAGCGCAGCGGCGGCTGCGGCAGCCTGGAGGGCCGGGACCGCGTCTGCGTCGCCCTGGCCGGAGGGGAAGGCGCCGGCCTGTAA
- a CDS encoding efflux RND transporter permease subunit, which produces MPITRISVDNPVFATMMMVALMVLGLFSYNRLGVDQFPDVDFPLVVVSTEYPGASPESVETDVTRPIEDAVNTIAGIKTLTSRSYESQSVVIAEFDLKTASTQALQDVREKVSALRPKFRDEVKDPQITRFNPDDQPILSLAVKSDIRSLRDLTTMTDQIVLKRLQNVRGVGRATIAGGVKRQVQVRLRPERLEALGVGVDQVLQAIRDENQDIPAGTVSGNGAERVVQVDGRVINPRELLDIIVARRGGEPVRLRQVAEVLDGQEEQDSVALFNGQPALAVDVVKIQGSNTVEVARGLYKALDELRRDGSLPSDVALEVVRDTSRGITNSLSNVQRTLVEGGVLTIAIVMVFLGSWRSTVITALTLPVAVMGTFGVLAAFGFTLNTMTLMALSLAIGILIDDAIVVRENIMRHLGKGQGHRQAALDGTKEIGLAVLATTLTIVAVFLPVAFMGGIIGRFFLQFGITVSAAVLISLFVSFTLDPMLSSLWYDPAAHGRHGRGVFGRFAAGFQGAFDALARVYGRTLRWALRWRWLVLLMALGIFVGSFFLVPRIGVEFVPAADLGESIVDVETPVGSSLDYTAAKLRQVEAAIREFPEVAYTYSTVNTGASVGKNRGSVYVRLKPIDQRTLTPNTLAPPLRERLSAIPGVQIGIGIPGVGGVQKQIQVSVQGRDIAELDRIGKQVTAAMAGIRGFVDVDVSLKAAKPTLSVRLERDLASDLGVGTAQVANTLRPLFAGDKVSTWKAPDGETYDVLVRLPESDRVGRADLDRIYLTGSNDAEGAPRMVPLSQVSRVETTLGASQINRRDLSREVNVQANVQGRPAGDAGKELQAAIAEIKLPPGYRIVFGGSTKDIAETSAYATQALLLAVILIYLILASQFGSFLQPIAIMMSLPLSLVGVFLGLLVAGSTLNIFSAIGFIMLMGLVTKNAILLVDFANQARARGVDLRDAVVEAGIIRLRPIVMTTMAMIFGMIPLALGIGEGAQQRAPMAHAVIGGLISSTLLTLLVVPVILTYLDALSRRFKRWFAHKDPDAVAHGTATQGTAAE; this is translated from the coding sequence ATGCCGATCACCCGCATCAGCGTCGACAACCCCGTCTTCGCCACCATGATGATGGTGGCGCTGATGGTGCTGGGCCTGTTCTCCTACAACCGGCTCGGCGTCGACCAGTTTCCCGACGTGGACTTCCCGCTGGTCGTCGTCTCCACCGAGTACCCCGGAGCCAGCCCGGAATCGGTCGAGACCGACGTCACCCGCCCCATCGAGGACGCGGTCAACACCATCGCCGGCATCAAGACGCTGACCTCCCGCTCCTACGAGAGCCAGTCGGTGGTGATCGCCGAGTTCGACCTGAAGACCGCCTCGACCCAGGCGTTGCAGGACGTGCGCGAGAAGGTGTCGGCCCTGCGCCCCAAGTTCCGGGACGAGGTGAAGGACCCGCAGATCACCCGCTTCAACCCGGACGACCAGCCCATCCTTTCGCTCGCGGTGAAGTCGGACATCCGCAGCTTGCGCGACCTGACCACCATGACCGACCAGATCGTCCTGAAGCGCCTGCAGAACGTGCGCGGCGTCGGACGGGCGACCATCGCCGGCGGGGTCAAGCGGCAGGTCCAGGTGCGGCTGCGCCCCGAACGGCTGGAGGCGCTGGGCGTCGGCGTCGATCAGGTTCTCCAGGCGATCCGCGACGAGAACCAGGACATTCCCGCCGGCACCGTCTCCGGCAACGGGGCGGAGCGCGTCGTCCAGGTCGATGGCCGCGTCATCAACCCGCGGGAGCTTCTCGACATCATCGTCGCGCGCCGCGGCGGCGAGCCGGTGCGCCTGCGCCAGGTCGCCGAGGTGCTGGACGGCCAGGAGGAGCAGGACTCCGTCGCCCTGTTCAACGGCCAGCCGGCGCTGGCCGTCGATGTGGTGAAGATCCAGGGTTCCAACACGGTGGAGGTGGCGCGCGGCCTCTACAAGGCGCTGGACGAGTTGCGCCGCGACGGCTCCCTGCCCTCCGACGTCGCCCTGGAGGTGGTGCGCGACACCTCGCGCGGGATCACCAACTCGCTGAGCAACGTGCAGCGCACGCTGGTCGAGGGCGGCGTGCTGACCATCGCCATCGTCATGGTCTTCCTGGGCTCCTGGCGCAGCACGGTGATCACGGCGCTGACCCTGCCGGTGGCGGTGATGGGCACCTTCGGCGTGCTGGCGGCCTTCGGTTTCACCCTGAACACGATGACGCTGATGGCGCTGTCGCTGGCCATCGGCATCCTGATCGACGACGCCATCGTGGTGCGCGAGAACATCATGCGCCACCTCGGCAAGGGCCAGGGGCACCGGCAGGCGGCGCTGGACGGCACCAAGGAGATCGGTCTGGCGGTCCTGGCGACCACGCTGACCATCGTGGCGGTGTTCCTGCCCGTCGCCTTCATGGGCGGCATCATCGGGCGCTTCTTCCTGCAGTTCGGCATCACCGTGTCGGCGGCGGTGCTGATCTCGCTGTTCGTGTCCTTCACGCTGGACCCCATGCTGTCCAGCCTGTGGTACGATCCGGCGGCCCACGGGCGGCACGGGCGCGGTGTCTTCGGGCGCTTCGCGGCGGGATTCCAGGGCGCCTTCGACGCGCTGGCGCGGGTCTATGGCCGGACGCTCCGCTGGGCGCTGCGCTGGCGCTGGCTGGTTTTGCTGATGGCGCTGGGGATCTTCGTCGGCAGCTTCTTCCTGGTGCCGCGCATCGGCGTCGAGTTCGTCCCCGCCGCCGACCTCGGGGAATCCATCGTCGATGTGGAGACGCCGGTCGGATCGTCGCTCGACTACACGGCGGCCAAGCTGCGGCAGGTGGAGGCGGCGATCCGCGAGTTTCCGGAGGTCGCCTACACCTACTCCACGGTGAACACGGGCGCGTCGGTCGGCAAGAACCGGGGCAGCGTCTATGTCCGGCTGAAACCGATCGACCAGCGCACGCTCACGCCCAACACGCTGGCCCCGCCGCTGCGCGAGCGGCTGTCGGCGATCCCCGGCGTCCAGATCGGCATCGGCATTCCCGGCGTCGGCGGCGTGCAGAAGCAGATCCAGGTGTCCGTCCAGGGCCGCGACATCGCGGAACTGGACCGCATCGGGAAGCAGGTGACCGCCGCCATGGCCGGCATCCGCGGCTTCGTCGACGTGGACGTCAGCTTGAAGGCGGCCAAGCCGACCCTGTCGGTGCGGCTGGAGCGCGATCTGGCGAGCGACCTCGGCGTCGGAACGGCGCAGGTGGCGAACACGCTGCGCCCCCTCTTCGCCGGCGACAAGGTGTCCACCTGGAAGGCGCCGGACGGCGAGACCTACGACGTGCTGGTGCGTCTGCCGGAAAGCGACCGGGTGGGCCGCGCCGACCTCGACCGCATCTACCTGACCGGCTCCAACGACGCCGAGGGGGCGCCGCGCATGGTGCCGCTGTCGCAGGTCAGCCGGGTCGAGACGACGCTCGGCGCCTCGCAGATCAACCGCCGTGACCTGTCCCGCGAGGTGAACGTTCAGGCCAACGTCCAGGGCCGCCCGGCGGGCGACGCCGGCAAGGAGCTGCAGGCGGCCATCGCGGAGATCAAGCTGCCGCCCGGCTACCGCATCGTCTTCGGCGGTTCGACCAAGGACATCGCCGAGACGTCGGCCTACGCCACCCAGGCGCTGCTGCTGGCGGTGATCCTGATCTACCTGATCCTGGCCTCGCAGTTCGGCAGCTTCCTCCAGCCCATCGCCATCATGATGTCGCTGCCGCTGTCGCTGGTCGGGGTGTTCCTCGGACTTCTGGTCGCCGGCTCCACCCTGAACATCTTCAGCGCCATCGGCTTCATCATGCTGATGGGTCTGGTGACCAAGAATGCGATCCTGCTGGTCGACTTCGCCAACCAGGCCCGCGCCCGCGGGGTGGACCTGCGCGACGCGGTGGTGGAGGCCGGCATCATCCGCCTGCGCCCTATCGTCATGACCACCATGGCGATGATCTTCGGCATGATCCCGCTGGCGCTCGGCATCGGCGAGGGCGCGCAGCAGCGCGCACCCATGGCCCACGCGGTGATCGGCGGCCTCATCAGCTCCACCCTGCTCACCCTTCTGGTGGTGCCCGTGATCCTCACCTACCTCGACGCGCTGTCCCGGCGCTTCAAGCGCTGGTTCGCCCACAAGGACCCGGACGCCGTGGCGCACGGCACGGCAACACAGGGCACGGCGGCGGAATAA
- a CDS encoding sulfite exporter TauE/SafE family protein, which yields MTDLPLLIVAAMALTFLLAGFVKGMIGLGLPTVAMGLLGLVMPPAEAAVILIVPSLVTNLWQLAFGPSLGATIERFWPMMLGITLGTWAGAGRLAGASSGQAAAALGGALALYAVAGLVKLPLRVPPTAESWLSPLVGVATGVVTAATGVFVIPAVPYLQALELERDRLIQALGLSFTVSTLALAAGLAQHGLFDGTLAWGSLASLLPALAGMALGQSLRRRVRAEVFRRCFFLGLLALGLFLMLEHLG from the coding sequence ATGACCGACCTCCCTCTCCTCATCGTTGCCGCCATGGCCCTGACCTTCCTGCTGGCTGGATTCGTCAAGGGCATGATCGGCCTGGGCCTGCCGACCGTCGCCATGGGGCTGCTCGGCCTCGTCATGCCGCCCGCCGAGGCGGCGGTGATCCTCATCGTGCCTTCGCTTGTGACGAATCTCTGGCAACTGGCCTTCGGCCCCAGCCTCGGCGCCACCATCGAGCGGTTCTGGCCGATGATGCTGGGGATCACGCTGGGGACCTGGGCCGGGGCGGGTCGGCTGGCCGGCGCCTCCTCGGGGCAGGCTGCGGCGGCGCTGGGCGGGGCGCTGGCGCTCTACGCGGTGGCCGGGCTGGTGAAGCTGCCGTTGCGGGTGCCGCCGACGGCGGAATCCTGGCTGTCGCCGCTGGTCGGCGTGGCGACCGGGGTGGTGACGGCGGCCACCGGAGTCTTCGTCATCCCCGCCGTGCCCTACCTCCAGGCGCTGGAGCTGGAGCGCGACCGGCTGATCCAGGCGCTCGGCCTGTCCTTCACGGTGTCGACCCTGGCGCTGGCCGCCGGTCTGGCGCAGCACGGGCTGTTCGACGGCACCCTGGCCTGGGGATCACTGGCGTCGCTGCTGCCGGCCCTTGCCGGGATGGCGCTCGGCCAGAGCCTCCGCCGGCGGGTGCGGGCGGAGGTGTTCCGGCGCTGCTTTTTCCTCGGTCTGCTGGCGCTCGGACTGTTCCTAATGCTGGAGCATCTGGGCTGA